The genomic region TCGGTCATTTACATGCAACCAAACATGCACGACCGGTGCTGCAGAAGGCTGTACTTCCTAAAGGGTCCAATGAAAtgtaaggaaaaagaaaatatatcacaaaatagtattgctaattatttaaaaatgaacaaatactCTACCCGAATCTTATATTGTAAAGCACTTCATATATAGGGCACATGCATATAATGACGaatccaaaaatgaaatttgagtGGGTggacaaatttttatatttatacattgaGTTAATGAGTAGTGGATTTTATACACTATatagtattaatataattagttagaCTTCCTTTGGTATTTCacgttataattatatcatctCTGAGTCTCACATGTTATAACATGACAGGGGCTggataattcatttttcatgGATCAACACGATTTCATGGACTGTTTTGACGAAGAACTGGCTGCAGTACTCGGGCAAGACTTTGAGACCTGTTTGTCCGCTGGAAACAACTCATCCTATTCCTCAACTTTGATCAACATTCCAAGCAGCAATTCCATCAATTCCTTGAACACGGAATCCCCAAAGATGGGCTGTGAACCACCACACAAACTCCAAAAGCCAAACAACTACTCCAATTTCTCAACGATTAACAATCAAAACCTGCCAACAAATCCTGATAGAGCTTCTTCCACTCCTATAATTCTCAACTTCGGAAATGCAGCTGAAAACCCTCAACAGGTGAACCCGAGGCCGTTGAACCCCGATGAAGAGGCTGCTGTCTCTGAAGTTTTGAGGTCTCAGGGATCCCTCCCGGATCCTGAAGAGCAATCAAAACGTCCCCAGCCGACGACGAAAAAACCCAGCCGTGTTAGGCCGCCGTCGCAGACCTACGATCACATCATCGCTGAGAGGAAACGGAGGGAGCAGCTCAGCCAGAGATTCGTTGCTCTCTCAACTATTGTTCCTGGCCTGAAGAAGGTACATATATCGCTTCTTTCTCTTGGGAACTTTTGCCTTCACAATTTCCTGCCTGGAAATCCGGTCAGGACTACCCTGCGCTAGtgcaaaatatttagaaattaggttatttattttatttaagaaacgatgaattttatgt from Sesamum indicum cultivar Zhongzhi No. 13 linkage group LG3, S_indicum_v1.0, whole genome shotgun sequence harbors:
- the LOC105158562 gene encoding transcription factor bHLH18-like, coding for MDSSEVAWLSEMGLDNSFFMDQHDFMDCFDEELAAVLGQDFETCLSAGNNSSYSSTLINIPSSNSINSLNTESPKMGCEPPHKLQKPNNYSNFSTINNQNLPTNPDRASSTPIILNFGNAAENPQQVNPRPLNPDEEAAVSEVLRSQGSLPDPEEQSKRPQPTTKKPSRVRPPSQTYDHIIAERKRREQLSQRFVALSTIVPGLKKMDKTSVLGDAIKYLKHLQERVKVLEEQATKQTMESVVLVKKSQIMVEDEGSSDEKSGSSDEQPLPEIEARVCNNHILLRVHCEKHKGVLVNLLSKVEKLNLTVVNTNVTPFGSLALDITIVAEMDKEFNLTVKDVVKRLRAALLRIE